A DNA window from Streptomyces canus contains the following coding sequences:
- a CDS encoding DUF7873 family protein: protein MPKLNQIIAVEKGVKSKALQELTQAHQDVQKPALLAGISRTYQPKDEEGEQLPPESTRVQIKAEDALRATAGTLTRLFDVTATKDWANRSAVADVVVDGTVLLPQVPVPYLLFLEKQLTDLHTFVRKLPVLDASESWNLDPSTDSWKTDPVRTIRTKKVPRNHVKAEATEKHPAQVEVYYEDVPVGYWTTVKFSGALPARRVNELLDRVEKLQQSVKFAREEANNTEVTDQRVGDAVFGYLFR from the coding sequence GTGCCGAAGCTGAATCAGATCATCGCAGTCGAAAAGGGCGTCAAGTCCAAGGCCCTCCAGGAGCTCACCCAGGCTCACCAGGACGTGCAGAAGCCCGCCCTGCTGGCCGGCATCTCCCGCACCTACCAGCCCAAGGACGAGGAGGGCGAGCAGCTGCCGCCCGAGTCCACGCGGGTGCAGATCAAGGCCGAGGATGCTCTGCGGGCGACCGCCGGGACGCTGACGCGGCTCTTCGACGTGACCGCGACGAAGGACTGGGCGAACCGGTCCGCGGTCGCGGACGTGGTGGTCGACGGTACGGTGCTGTTGCCCCAGGTGCCCGTCCCCTACCTGTTGTTCCTGGAGAAGCAACTCACCGACCTGCACACCTTCGTGCGCAAGTTGCCCGTGCTCGACGCCTCCGAGTCTTGGAACCTGGACCCCTCGACGGACTCGTGGAAGACGGACCCGGTGCGGACCATCCGCACGAAGAAGGTTCCGCGCAACCACGTGAAGGCCGAGGCCACGGAGAAGCACCCGGCGCAGGTCGAGGTGTACTACGAGGACGTCCCGGTCGGTTACTGGACCACGGTGAAGTTCTCCGGCGCGCTGCCCGCCCGGCGGGTCAATGAGCTCCTCGACCGCGTTGAGAAGCTCCAGCAGTCCGTCAAGTTCGCCCGCGAGGAGGCGAACAACACCGAGGTCACCGACCAGCGGGTAGGCGACGCGGTATTCGGCTACCTGTTCCGGTAG